TTCTCATAACCACCTCCCGAGCACACGGACGATCCTCTTCCTTCTCCGACACGCACCGTCCACCCAACCGAACTATCTCATCCACTCCACCCGCCATGTACGCCGGCACCGCCACCCTCCCGTCACAAATCTCTTCCACAACCTCCCTCTCAATCAACGGAACCGCCCATTCCACGATCGACGCCGGCGTTTTCGACACGTCTATGGCCTTTCTCCCGCTTATGATCTCCAACAACACAACCCCCAAGCTGAAGATGTCGTTCTTGGGGCTCAGTTTTGCCGAACTCGTGTAACTCGGATCTATGTACCCTATTGTCCCAGCGGGTTGACTCGGTGGTGACTCAACCACGGATCCAACCATAACCGCCAGTCCAAAGTCCGCCAACTTGGCGTTCATGTGAGAATCGAATAAGATGTTGGTGGACTTGATGTCCTTGTGGATCACCATAGGCTTCCCTTCGTGGAGAAACTGAACCGCGCGTGCGATCTGCATGGCGATTTCCACGCGCTTCGTCCACGACGGCGGCGGTTTTCTCGAACCGTGAAGCCAGTCGTGGAGGGAGCCATTTGGCAAGAGCTCCATGACCATGAGCTTGTTCCCGAACGAATCGTGGCTCGTGCCTAAAAGGTTAAGCACGTGAGGGCTTTGACGTAGAATTGACAGCACTCGAATCTCGTTTTGGAGCTTGCTGGAGTTATCATCATGGTGGAGAGAATCTAGCGATGATGCTTTCTTCACCGCCACCGTCCGTGGTAGTAGACCTTTGTACACGATTCCATGGCTTCCTTTGCCTATCATCCTTTTAGGGTTGAAGTTCTCGGTTGCTTTCACAACCTCTTCATACTCAaacttctcttctccttctcccaTGTTTTCATCTTCCATGAATGCTTAATTGCTTGTACAATATACACATATCAATGGACGCTGAGTTTTGTGTCATCTTTTTATTTGAAAGTTCATACCACTTATATATACTAGCGATAGCTACTAACGCTATTAATtcattcttttacttttttttaaaagaaaaattatcagaatttattatttttgtcattatttaactatcaattcaatttttttagctAAATAATTTAACAgtgtattttattctatatttttaaatattaattaataaatgataacaaaaaataataaattctcacaacattttaatatttagtttttttttatttattaaatataataaaattaataaaaggaaaataaattataataacaaataatttataatttaactaAGAAATAATGAGTTATAACTTAAATGTATAATATTTCCATACTTATTTAGAAATGTTAAGTTTGAGTCTCgcttctaatttaaaaaaaaaactaaccgtttaaatattatatttacgcGGAGATGTATTGGTAGTATAGTTAAAGATGAAAAataggttaatttttttttgttatggaaataaaagtagtgatatactttaacatgataatttttggtattttttaaaattgtggaaaTACACAAATCCTTGGGTCCAATTTCTGTACTTAACACAAATCCTATGACCAATTTGTGTACCtctacaaatcggacggtccaatttaTGCATTCTGCTTCTTTAGTTAAACGATTTCACATTTAAGTATAATACCCCAACAatccacatttaaaaaaaaacaccacAACCacttcaatattaaaaataaaaaattcacgaAAAATACATGTGACTCGGTCTCTAACTGGATTATATATGCGATATATAAGCTCCCTTTTTAGTAGGTTGAGGCATTGAAGGTTTCAATAACAGGGAGAGGTATCAAGTATGAATTGCTTTTTTGTAGTACCCAGGGAATAAAGGTGCTTTGGAGAgctaagaagaaataaaattggaattaTTGAGAGTGGGAAAAGCTAATAAAGGAAAAAAGGGAAAAAGCAAAAGAGTTTGTGATGACAAGAAAAGGTGACCTCTACCTCAAAGGAAAATGTGCTTATTGGGTCCCTTTTAATTTATTGCTTCTTTTTTATACTTCACTTTAACTTTTCCAAAGTTTTTCCTTCTTCCGGTTCCACCcattctcctaaattttattaattaatgacTATCATACTGTGATTTACGTTAATCATTAACTATATGATGAACTCCCCGATACATCATAAAATTGCTTGCAAAATCATTTCATTTCGTTTGTAACATTGATGGTGTGTCAAAATACAAATACGGTGATATAGTTAAGCAATTTACAAGGTGATTATATAAGatacaacaaaaatattatttgtacactaaaaataGTCACTAAAATCATtcaccaatatatttgtgtataaatatatttataatttaatttatttttaatatgtatttatatttcaatatatattttatattgatagttgATTTTAGTGACACGTACCTTAATACAAGAGACAAAGGTGTGTTGTCACATTATATATTCAAAATAATAGAATCATCGATCAACGTTGCTGTTTTTTTTTGATGAATTAAACAACTTCCAATTTTAGGttacacactcacacacactaaTCTAGCCACTGCTAGAATTCAAACTTGTGTGACTTTTGGATTGTGGCAAACTTTTGCCACTGAACCACGTGCCTCAGCCAACCTTGCTGCTTGTTTTGTTGCTTTATTTGAGATTGGGCCTATTGAAAATAATGGGCTTCATTTGAAACTTTGGGTCTATTTAGATTGCTCACTTTGAccagaaaaaaaataacatttcttACCCCAATCAGGTTTATAAAAAAACCCACCGGGCCTAAGAAGAAGAATCGTCAGCCATTGTGAATTCAAAGTAAAGCATACactaaccaagttgggttggtctagtggttagttcactagtccgcttaagcaagtgtcggggttCGAATACATGCAGCAATATTACAGACAGTATGCTTAATACGGTATGAATtaataatgtaaataacaagattGAATGAAAACGAATTGAAGTTATTGCACGGCATGGAAATTAAACCCAAGTTAAATAGCGATGGATCATGTCCATCCCATCCCTTAAGCTTATGATATGATGTGAATAACTGATGGCAAAAATTAAGAGACTTATCCGTTGCACGCATGAGGACCCACCATTATTTTGCAATGGTGACTACTTCAACTCCATAATTGGCATAACTCGTGCATGATTCGCATCCTCATCTTGCgtctcatcatcatcaattctAACATTCTCATCATCACATAAAATACAATTATCTTATACACAAACAAATATATGTGGCTGGtagctctttttttttatatataatatataccgGTTTTGCATAAAATATATAAGATGGGTGCGCTGGAGTGTCATTCACCACCTTGCTAGTCAAGACTGTATACCGCTACAAATTTACAATACATCACATTAAGATGATTGTTATATCAATACGTATCGTAatcttcactttttttttaataaaacgaGTTAATTATCAATTTAGATTATTGTATATATCTTCAATTGATTGCCACCCCGGAATCAGTTATCTTTGACTTCAATTAATTGCTATACTGTATGTATATGCTGCTGCTGCCGCCATTACTACTACTCATTTGCACGGCTAGGTGTGAGCAACGTGGGATATTGAGAATCTGGATCTGGGCGCAAGTTTGGTAAGGAGAAGTGCGACCATGATCATCAGTAGTGAATGGGATCACCTGTAAAAATATTCTGatattaaaataagtatttgTACGATAAGGTgattaattagaataaaaaaaatggcatatcTAAAAAAAGATAGGTCTCATTCCTTTTATTTATACTCATCAAGTAGATTATTTTATTTGGATCCTGTGTATGGAAACATCCACCAATTATCCAGATTACCAATTAGGGATATAAGTTATCGAACTGAACTGAAATTTATCGCAAAATCGAGTTGAAATTTACAACAAccgaatagaaaattaaaaaaattggtattttagttttttcttttacgAATTAAACTGATCAGTTCGATTTAATTTTTGGTTGGTTTGGCAGAAATCGAACCGAACCGAAGAAGTGGCTTAGTAATGCAttgaaatagaaattttaaacttaacaaatgtatttgttttatgttttataGTTGGAATGAGTTGAAATtgtattgaatttgaatgtaatgtaatgttATTTCAGTTTATTGATTTAAACATCATTTTACTCAGATTAATTTTCTATTAGttagaatttaaaaatgaaaaaactaATCGAACCAAATCGTTTTTTATTCAGTTCGGTTTAATTCAGTTATTGCACAAACAACAAATTAATTGATTGGTACTTTATAAAAATCAAACAGAtcgatttgattagtttttagtctaaAACCAAATCAAACCGAACTGATAATACCCTATAACCAACTATCCAGACCCTTAATCGAAAATAGCATCAGGCGAAGTGTGTTAGTTTAGACAAATTAAAAATCTGTCGGATCAAAAGTAGTTCGAGTAGATTTCTAATTTTTATTGGACTAGGccagaatattattattattattattattattattattattattattattattatatcttctTTCTTGTTAATTATGCTGTTATATCTTGAATTATACGGGAAGTTTTATTGTGTATCAATCTTAAAAGCTTAACTAATTGACGTAGCCTTGGTTGGATTAATTAGTACATAAAGACAAGAAAATTATCATTTGAAATATGGGTGGGTCCAATAATGCATCTAGTGGTCTATATATATCTTGAAAAGGCCTCACGAAAATCCCCTTTCAACGTGGATAATGAGATATAAGTACCTCTCTAATTACATCTGCAATAAAACACCAACCCAATAGAATAGATATATTAggttcacgtgaagttgataattgaaaatcgttagataaaaatttagtcaaattatctaataattttttgttattaatttcatATGAAGTCCACTGTTCTTGAATTTCTACCAAAagataaatacaaaatacaacAATCATCGGTAATCATCATGGTACAAAGATAgcacaaagaaaaaattttaaatatttttggagcactaatattttaataattttaatcatgaatcttaattataaaataaatatataatatatattaataaaattaacgataaaattactaaaatactaaCAAATGTTTCAAGAGTATTCAAAATTTTTcgtaaaacatatatatatataacaaacagGATGCATAAGTAGCACAATACTTACCTTGACCTCTATACAGTTACATACTGGTGACTCATATTGTAATTACTGAAAAATTAAAGTCAAGCAAATTTCGCAGCTTTACAATTTTTATTTCTGTTCCTTTCCAGCATGACCCTGTGTTTTGCTGTGTTttctccttatttatttacttcttttggtttataatatttatttattattttttctattcttcaCACGTTGTTATAGAGATATTATCGGTTCAGTTTTGTTCGATTTTGAACCAAAAACCAATCGAATCGATTTATTTGGTTTTCACAGAATACCAACCGATTAAAATCAATTAGTTTGTTGTCTGTATAATAACCGAACCGAATCAAAAGTGGTTTAGTTTGGtcgattttttcggtttttaaatcCTAAACTAATAGAAAATTAATCTCAATAAAATGATATGCAAAACAATCAATAAATTGAAATaacattacattacattcaaattcaacacAATTTCAACTCATTCCAAcaactaaacataaaacaaacacaTTTGTTAAGTCTAAAATTTCTATTTCAATGCATTACTAAGCCACTTCTTCAGTTTGATTCGGTTTCTGTCAAGTCAACCCAAAATCGAACCGAACCAATCGATTTAATTCGAATAAAaccaatcttttttgttttttatttggttgttgtaaatttcGCCTCGATTTTACGGTAAATTTCGGTTCGATtcggtaacttacacccctaCATTGTTAAACACAATTTAGGATAAAATATTTAGATGTTAAATTTGTTATACTCTAAAGGCAATAATacagtaaataataattttttgatcAGTTATTGATAAAATGCtacgtaaatatatatatatatatatatatatatatatatatatatatatatattatgtgcaTGTGTTTATTAtctcatatatttttaaaaaaatattaattatatattaaaattaattatcacgtatttatgtataaatatatgtatattttaatttatttttaaatatttatttatcatatatTCTAAAGGcacatattaaaatacaaaacaagagagtttttattaaaaatataaaaagggcaatttacataaataaatcaaTTCTGTTTTAAATTTATGCAGTTACAACTTTTTAAAACAGGTTACAGCATTGTCCTAAATTAACTCTATGTAAACTGCTACAGGCAATTGCAATTTACTATTTATACGCAATCCGCTATAGAGTATCACGGATTACGTTCAAGAATGTACATGCATAATCCGTTGGAGGGTCTCAcgaattatgaaaaaaatagaagTGCATAAACCACTAGAGGGTCTCATGGTTTATGAAGGAATATGGTTAGCATAATTCGCTCCAACATGTAGCAGATTATGAATACATGGAGTCTTTATATATATTAGTGGAAGAAAATTATAAAGTAGAGTGTCAAATTCAGAAAGGATAGTGAAGAGAGTTTTCTAACTTTAGTGTATTGCtctagaaaaattttaaaaagcaaAAGACACGGTGTTAAGTTAACTACTAGAGACGCTCTGAGTGTCTTTATCCGGTCATCGAATATCTTGTCAGatctaaaaattaatatactGCAAAAGCTTGGGGTGTGTGGGACCAAGTGAGTGAAGAAGTTTTTTCACAAGGTCTCTATTGCAGTTGTGTCAACTGGTGTGACGTATGATACGTTTGTGATATGGTCCGACGAAGATCTGCAGGTTTTGTTTCATTGTCGAAAAAGTTTTCCGGAAGTGAGAATACACGAGTTGTATGCAAAGTGGAAGATGGTGTCGACACTTCTGGGGTATCAGCTCCGAATCCTCAATCGACTGCGTTGGGAAGTGCTTCTACTTTGATACCTGTGGTTGCACCTGCTTGTCCGTTGGTTGAATCTCCATCTTTTGCAGCTGGGATGGCTAGTGCTCCTTGTCTTATTCTTGATTCAGTAGCTGAGGGTGAACCAGATTGAGTTGAAAATGCAATGCGAGAGAATGAGTCGGACGAAGAGCCTATTGACATACTTGGAGACAGTGATGAGGATACTAGGAGCAATCCACCTTTACAGCATGGCCCATCAAGTTTCGGCACATAGCAATATCCTCCACACTTCTCAACCTTGAACTTGGAAGCTATCGGCAACAACCAGACGTAGATGCTACCTTTGGGGGGTCAAGGATTGCATGATAGAATCGCTCctacaaaatttcaaattgacCAATCTTTTCGAGAAAAGAGGAAGTTGTGTTGAGTGTAAAGGATTATAGCATTCATTGTGGAGTTGAGTACAGGGTATTAGAGTCAGATCATATTAAGTACCATAGAAAATGCAAGAAATTCGAAAAAAGTTACACTTGGTTGATTCGCATCACACTTCGGCAACGAAAGAGTACATGGGAGGTTAGAAGGTACAACGGACCTCGTACTTGCCTAGCTACATTGATTTTAAGCGATCACCGACAGCTTGATTATTCATTATTATGTCATTTGTGCGATGATCTTTCCATTGGTTAGAGCCAATGATACGATTATGATAAAGGTGTTGTAGCAAGCTATAGAAGCAACATATGGATTCAAACCTACTTATAGAAAAGTTTGGCTGGCAAAGCAAAAGGCAATAGCACAAATGTATAGAGATTGGCATAGACTTCCATAAATTGTTCAAGGTCAGTGAGGCATCCACTAACATCCTCTCTATCAACAGGCAACCTT
The sequence above is drawn from the Arachis hypogaea cultivar Tifrunner chromosome 4, arahy.Tifrunner.gnm2.J5K5, whole genome shotgun sequence genome and encodes:
- the LOC112795737 gene encoding serine/threonine-protein kinase-like protein At5g23170; amino-acid sequence: MEDENMGEGEEKFEYEEVVKATENFNPKRMIGKGSHGIVYKGLLPRTVAVKKASSLDSLHHDDNSSKLQNEIRVLSILRQSPHVLNLLGTSHDSFGNKLMVMELLPNGSLHDWLHGSRKPPPSWTKRVEIAMQIARAVQFLHEGKPMVIHKDIKSTNILFDSHMNAKLADFGLAVMVGSVVESPPSQPAGTIGYIDPSYTSSAKLSPKNDIFSLGVVLLEIISGRKAIDVSKTPASIVEWAVPLIEREVVEEICDGRVAVPAYMAGGVDEIVRLGGRCVSEKEEDRPCAREVVMRITDVAERVRYPLWRSVVMRSIAGMVGFTRNKRSKLFLNTSSHNTSSVITVKQVLSLWD